From the genome of Vagococcus entomophilus:
CTGAAAGAATTGTTAGTAAAGTTGTTTGAATATTTCTTCTGGTTTTTACGATACGTAGATCTTTTTTCATAAGCAATTCCTCCTAAAATGACCAGTTATCCAACTCTAATCGTGGCAGAGTTGGTTTTTCCAACTTATTGTATAAAATCGTTGGTTGTTTGTAAAGAAAGGGGTCAGTATACTAAGAGCAACATCGAAGGAGGAATTCTTATGTTTAAAGAATATACAGGAAATCAACAATTTGATTTACAAATCAATCGTTTGATTGGAGGAAAAATTCAAAATGATGCTCGTGTGGCAGAAGATGTTCAGGAAATTATTCCGTATCTGACAGATACACAAAACTGGTTTCATTCTTGGGAAAAGCAAGCAATGAAACGGGAAACAAAGGGTGAGTTTGATTTAGCTGCTACATATTATCAAGCAGCAGAATTTTATATGGATCCAAATGATGCCAAAAAAGATCAAATCTATGAAAATTATGTTGAAAATTTTGACAAAAGTTTTGATCGGAGTGCGTTTACATCTTATAAGATTCCTTATGAACATTCTTTTTTACCAGCTGTTACGATTGGAGAAAATTCTGAGGCGTTGCCGGTAATCTTTTTTACAGGATATGATGCTTACTTGGAAGAAGTAATGCCTATTCTTGCGCCAATTCAAAAATTGTTGAATCGCAAACTTATTATATTTGAAGGTCCAGGACAAGGAAGAGCTTTGAGAAACGGGCTGAAGTTCATTCCAAACTGGGAAAAACCGATGAAAGTTGTATTGGACTATTTTCAGTTGGACAGTGCAGATATCGTAGGCGTTTCATGGGGGGGATACTTTGCTATTCGAGCCGCTGCGTTTGAAAAAAGAATTCATAATGTTGTATGTTTTGATATTTTTTACTCAGGGCTGGATTATTTGCACGCAAATTTTTGTAACGAAGAATTCAATTTATTACTTGAATGGCTTGAAACGAAACAAGAAGTGCAAGTGAATCAACTTTTAACAAGTAAGATGGCACAAGACCTAGATTTAAAGTGGAAAATTCAAAAAGGAATGGAAAATACAAAAGAAAAAACTCCCTACGACGTGTTGCAAAATCTGAAAAAACATACAGTAGCAAACATACTACCTTTTGTTAATCAAAATGTGTTACTTTTAGCAGGAGAAGAAGATCAGTATGTACCAATAGACAGATTAGCACAGATGGAGCAAGGGTTGATTAATGCTGCATCTATTACAACACAAGTGTTCACAAAAGAAACTGGTGGAGAGCAGCATTGTCAGGCAGGGGCCATGCATCTAGCCTTCGCAGCTATCAATCAATTTTTAATGCAGAAGCACTAAACGTATCGGTCGTAAAGATTGACCAAATCTAGAACAGTAAAAGAACTTCAAAAGCTGGAAAATTATTCCATTTTTGAAGTTTTTTACTATTTTATTAAATAAAGAAGAGCGAGACTCTAAATAACACATAATAGATAAAGTGGGAATGGTTGGCTAGTGCGACAATCCAATAGACATCTTTAGTGGATGTAATTAAATTAGTTAGTTGGAAAAAGGTTTCTCTACATAGCTCTTTCTTGACGGTTAAATAGATGCGTGGTATGCTCTTTTTGCGAGAAAAGTGTAACCTTTTCGATTTGAATGAAGCTAGAAGAGATAGAGAGGTCAAAGAATGCATTATATAAAAGTAGAAGATTTGAGCTTTTATTACGGAGAAGAACCCGTGCTAGAACATGTTTCGTATCATGTGGACCCAGGTGAGTTTGTTATATTGACAGGTGAAAATGGGGCGGCAAAGTCCACCTTGATTCGCAATACACTGGGTCTTTTAAAACCTGCCAAGGGTTCTGTAGAGATTTCAGAAACAAATAAAGAGGGGAATCCTCTTAGTATTGGCTATATTCCTCAACAAATTGCCTCCTTTAATGCGGGGTTTCCGAGTACGGTTCTGGAGCTTGTTCGTTCGGGTCGCTATCAACGTGGACGTTGGTTCAAACCATTTTCAAAAAATGATCACGAGCATGTTGAAAAAGCCTTGAAATCTGTTGGAATGTGGGAGATGAGAAATCGCCGGGTTGGAGAACTTTCAGGCGGACAAAAACAACGAATCTGCCTGGCTCGTGTCTTTGCGACCGATCCCGACCTTTTTGTGCTAGATGAACCAACAACTGGAATGGATGAGAATTCCCGAGGAGATTTTTATCAATTGTTGCGTCATAATGCTCATGATCATGGAAAAGCTATTTTGATGATTACACATGATCACGAAGACATTAAGCAATATGCTGATCGGCACATTCGCTTAATCCGAAAAGAAAATTCGGAGTGGAGATGTTTTCACATGCACGAATGAGGTGCAACCTTAAAACTCTTTTGATTGATTTGAAAGCACGGGTCATAGATCCTGATTCATAGAGTGGAGCAATTCCACTCTGTTTTTTGTAAGAAAGTTTCTCTCTTTCAAGTGGGCACAATCGATTGTTTCTGAGGACTTTTCTTTCGTTAAGTGGTTTTATGAGTGGGAAACGGATGGTTAAGGAGTAAGAATATTTGGCAAGTGAAGCCCCTCAATCGATTGCTCATAATTCCTTGACTAGTCTGGGATATTTTGTTAAAGTTTATCTGATATCGAAACGTAATCTTTACGTTTTATGTTAGTAGGTTATCTAAATAAATAGTGAAGAATAGTAGTGGGGAGGAAAATAATCTTGACGATGTTTTCATATGAATTCATGAGACGGGCGCTTTTGTCGGCGAGTTTTATGGCAGTTATCGCGCCGATGTTAGGCGTTTTCTTAGTGGTCAGGAGGCAGTCGCTTTTGGCAGATACACTGTCGCATGTTTCTTTAGCAGGAATCGCACTTGGCTTTTTTATCAATTATAACCCAACGATTACGACCCTTTGTGTGGTAGTTGTTTCTGCAGTTGTACTAGAGTATTTGCGTAGTATTTATAGCACCTATTCGGAAGTTTCTACCGCTATATTGATGTCTGGTGGGCTTGCTATCGCGTTGATACTGATGAATGCGAATAAAGGCAATTCTTCAATGCGTGTGGAACAATATTTATTTGGTTCCATCGTGACGATCAGTTGGGATCAAGTGAAAATTTTAGGCGTCTTATTACTCGCCATTGTGGTTTTGTTTCTCCTTTTAAAACGACCGATGTATGTGATGACTTTTGATGAAGACACCGCACATGTAGATGGTTTGCCAATTAAAATCATGTCCTTATTGTTTAATGTCATTACGGGAGTTGCGATTACGGTCATGATTCCGATTGCAGGGGCTCTTTTAGTTTCTGCTATCATGGTTCTTCCAGCGGCTATTTCGATGAGAATCGGGAAAAGTTTTAATCTTGTGATTGTGATCAGTGTGA
Proteins encoded in this window:
- a CDS encoding alpha/beta hydrolase, which gives rise to MFKEYTGNQQFDLQINRLIGGKIQNDARVAEDVQEIIPYLTDTQNWFHSWEKQAMKRETKGEFDLAATYYQAAEFYMDPNDAKKDQIYENYVENFDKSFDRSAFTSYKIPYEHSFLPAVTIGENSEALPVIFFTGYDAYLEEVMPILAPIQKLLNRKLIIFEGPGQGRALRNGLKFIPNWEKPMKVVLDYFQLDSADIVGVSWGGYFAIRAAAFEKRIHNVVCFDIFYSGLDYLHANFCNEEFNLLLEWLETKQEVQVNQLLTSKMAQDLDLKWKIQKGMENTKEKTPYDVLQNLKKHTVANILPFVNQNVLLLAGEEDQYVPIDRLAQMEQGLINAASITTQVFTKETGGEQHCQAGAMHLAFAAINQFLMQKH
- a CDS encoding metal ABC transporter permease, with the protein product MTMFSYEFMRRALLSASFMAVIAPMLGVFLVVRRQSLLADTLSHVSLAGIALGFFINYNPTITTLCVVVVSAVVLEYLRSIYSTYSEVSTAILMSGGLAIALILMNANKGNSSMRVEQYLFGSIVTISWDQVKILGVLLLAIVVLFLLLKRPMYVMTFDEDTAHVDGLPIKIMSLLFNVITGVAITVMIPIAGALLVSAIMVLPAAISMRIGKSFNLVIVISVIVGMIGMLSGLVASYHVDTPPGATITIIFIGMFLLVSIGKKIKSKWLKET
- a CDS encoding metal ABC transporter ATP-binding protein — encoded protein: MHYIKVEDLSFYYGEEPVLEHVSYHVDPGEFVILTGENGAAKSTLIRNTLGLLKPAKGSVEISETNKEGNPLSIGYIPQQIASFNAGFPSTVLELVRSGRYQRGRWFKPFSKNDHEHVEKALKSVGMWEMRNRRVGELSGGQKQRICLARVFATDPDLFVLDEPTTGMDENSRGDFYQLLRHNAHDHGKAILMITHDHEDIKQYADRHIRLIRKENSEWRCFHMHE